In Methanococcoides sp. LMO-2, a single window of DNA contains:
- the sepF gene encoding cell division protein SepF — MANFMDKLFGSGSKGVTDADEYTELDLGKFEQEMADEPAETYVRVAELTNLNELPGLKKEVYDGNILMIDISTIKADKLMLDRALKDLKDVVIDVHGDIAGIKDDQVLVTPTGVKIDRSKIVGGRY, encoded by the coding sequence ATGGCAAATTTCATGGACAAATTATTTGGAAGCGGATCAAAGGGTGTAACCGATGCTGACGAATATACCGAGCTTGATCTCGGCAAGTTCGAGCAGGAAATGGCAGATGAACCTGCAGAAACCTATGTCAGAGTGGCAGAACTTACGAACCTGAACGAGCTTCCAGGTCTTAAGAAAGAGGTTTATGATGGTAATATTCTCATGATCGATATCTCTACCATCAAGGCTGACAAGCTTATGCTTGACAGGGCACTCAAGGATCTCAAGGACGTTGTCATTGATGTCCATGGTGATATTGCAGGTATCAAGGATGATCAGGTACTTGTCACACCAACAGGCGTAAAGATAGACAGGTCCAAGATAGTTGGTGGAAGGTATTGA